In one Nicotiana tomentosiformis chromosome 6, ASM39032v3, whole genome shotgun sequence genomic region, the following are encoded:
- the LOC104101433 gene encoding methyl-CpG-binding domain-containing protein 4-like, with the protein MVKDSPKPPKPSNPSVSIWAAQCGKCFKWRMISTQEEFEEIRSKFIEEPFFCNKKPNVSCEDPADIEYDSSRTWVIDKPNTPKTPNGFKKNMTLRRDYSKMDIYYVTPSGKRVRSSTELGTFLQQNPEFSDLSVSDFSFTSPKVMDDTIPSSAVLANSNKKAATSNTK; encoded by the exons ATGGTGAAAGACTCTCCAAAACCCCCCAAg CCGTCGAATCCATCGGTAAGCATATGGGCAGCACAATGTGGAAAATGCTTCAAATGGAGAATGATTTCAACACAAGAAGAGTTTGAAGAAATCAGAAGTAAATTTATTGAAGAACCCTTTTTCTGCAACAAAAAGCCTAATGTTTCTTGTGAGGATCCAGCAGATATTGAGTACGATTCATCTCGAACTTGGGTTATTGACAAGCCCAATACGCCCAAAACCCCAAATGGGTTTAAGAAAAATATGACCCTGAGGAGAGATTACTCTAAAATGGATATTTATTATGTTACTCCTTCAGGGAAAAGAGTAAGATCTTCTACTGAGTTGGGCACTTTTCTTCAGCAAAATCCTGAGTTTAGCGATTtatcagtttcagatttcagctTTACCAGCCCCAAAGTTATGGATGACACTATACCCTCTAGCGCTGTTCTTGCCAACTCCAACAAGAAGGCCGCAACTAGTAACACTAAATGA
- the LOC104101434 gene encoding receptor-like cytosolic serine/threonine-protein kinase RBK2, translating into MDKEKVNGSPDTVLEDFLRTAVSESDSSKASTSELEVAKHQRPASKWAGFLELFRTKSRRYLAKDPLKLSKRFSSSMRELVGVRKNPIVDADLNYFKPQWRSFTLSELHAATNNFHQGNLIGKGGYAEVYKGCLKSGQFVAIKRLTKGKQDERTGDFLSELGIMAHVNHPNTAKLIGYAVEGLYLVLELSPNGSLANMLQVSKQKLDWKIRYKVAVGVAEGLRYLHEGGQRRIIHRDIKAANILLTKDFEPQICDFGLAKWLPERWTHITISKFEGTFGYLAPEFLMHGIVDEKTDVFAFGVLILELITGRRALDYTQQSLVIWAKPLLKKNRIRELVDPSLADDYNLLQMNLMVLAASLCIQQSSIRRPRISQVLQLLKGNSGSLDIIRRCRKSSDWKRHYEQLFSAEECKMIRGLSGLSMQQQIPIEV; encoded by the exons ATGGACAAAGAAAAGGTAAATGGCTCTCCGGACACAGTTTTAGAGGACTTTTTAAGGACTGCAGTATCAGAATCAGACTCTTCAAAAGCCAGCACTTCAGAATTGGAAGTTGCAAAACATCAGAGACCTGCTTCCAAATGGGCTGGATTTCTCGAGCtattcagaaccaaatcaagAAGATACTTAGCTAAGGATCCTCTCAAACTATCTAAACGATTTAGCAGCAGCATGAGAGAGTTAGTTGGTGTTAGGAAAAATCCCATTGTTGATGCTGATTTGAATTACTTCAAGCCTCAGTGGAGGAGTTTCACCCTCTCTGAGCTCCATGCTGCAACCAACAATTTCCACCAAG GAAATTTGATAGGGAAGGGTGGTTATGCAGAAGTTTACAAAGGATGTTTAAAAAGTGGCCAATTTGTTGCAATTAAGCGGCTCACGAAGGGAAAGCAGGATGAGAGAACTGGGGATTTTTTATCTGAGCTGGGGATAATGGCCCATGTCAACCATCCAAACACTGCTAAATTGATTGGTTATGCAGTTGAAGGTCTCTATCTTGTTCTTGAGCTTTCTCCTAATGGAAGCTTGGCCAACATGTTGCAGG TGTCAAAGCAGAAACTAGATTGGAAAATCAGGTATAAGGTAGCTGTTGGGGTGGCTGAAGGGCTGCGATATCTTCACGAGGGAGGTCAAAGAAGAATTATCCATAGAGATATTAAGGCTGCAAATATATTGCTTACTAAGGACTTTGAACCTCAG ATTTGTGATTTTGGCCTTGCCAAATGGTTGCCAGAGCGATGGACTCACATCACAATATCGAAATTTGAGGGCACATTTGG CTACCTTGCTCCAGAGTTCTTAATGCATGGCATAGTAGATGAAAAAACTGATGTTTTTGCATTCGGAGTGCTAATCTTGGAACTTATAACTGGACGTCGAGCACTTGATTACACACAGCAAAGCCTTGTCATATGG GCCAAACCCCTGCTGAAGAAGAATAGAATAAGAGAGCTTGTTGATCCTTCACTTGCTGATGACTACAACTTATTGCAGATGAATCTCATGGTATTGGCTGCTTCCTTGTGTATACAACAGTCTTCCATCAGACGTCCGCGAATAAGTCAG GTTCTGCAGCTTCTCAAAGGCAATAGTGGCAGCTTAGATATAATCAGGAGATGCAGAAAATCTTCCGATTGGAAGAGGCATTATGAACAACTCTTTAGTGCAGAAGAATGCAAAATGATCAGAGGTTTAAGTggtttaagtatgcagcaacagATACCAATTGAAGTCTGA
- the LOC104101435 gene encoding histidine-containing phosphotransfer protein 1-like — MEIVGKLQKQFIDFITALYHEGFLDDQFLQLKKLQDESNPDFVFEVVTLFFEDSEKIINNLAATLQQQVVDFKQVDSHVHQFKGSSSSVGAQRVTNACIAFRNFCEQKNLEGCVQCLQHVKHEYFLVKNKLETLLRLEQQILAAGGTILVLS; from the exons ATGGAAATTGTTGGAAAATTGCAGAAACAGTTTATCGACTTCATTACAGCTTTGTACCATGAG GGATTCTTGGATGATCAGTTTCTTCAGCTTAAGAAACTACAAGATGAGAGCAACCCTGATTTTGTATTTGAAGTAGTGACACTTTTCTTTGAAGATTCAGAAAAGATTATCAACAATCTGGCAGCTACACT TCAGCAGCAGGTTGTGGATTTTAAGCAAGTTGATTCCCATGTCCACCAATTCAAGGGTAGCAGTTCCAG CGTAGGTGCACAAAGAGTAACGAATGCTTGTATAGCTTTCAGAAACTTTTGTGAACAGAAGAACCTTGAAGG GTGTGTGCAATGTCTGCAGCACGTGAAACATGAATATTTTCTTGTGAAGAACAAACTCGAAACCTTGTTGAGG CTAGAGCAGCAAATCTTGGCAGCTGGTGGTACGATTCTTGTCCTGTCATAG